One region of Wyeomyia smithii strain HCP4-BCI-WySm-NY-G18 chromosome 3, ASM2978416v1, whole genome shotgun sequence genomic DNA includes:
- the LOC129731199 gene encoding lysozyme 2-like, giving the protein MIHFKLLTLFGFIFMANGIFLSNLNSTCFRCICEASTGCSNRLQCGQGYCGPFSISRAYWIDAGKVVKADDDPNRWGSYEDCANQYACATNIITQYMEKYGKDCNNDGLVDCVDYAMLHINGGPTCHLALNSDFRLKFRSCLQKSQQ; this is encoded by the exons ATGATTCATTTCAAATTGTTGACCTTATtcggtttcatttttatggcgAACGGAATCTTTCTCTCCAATCTCAATTCTACGTGCTTCCGTTGTATTTGCGAAGCTTCAACAggttgcagcaatcgattacaGTGCGGACAAGGG TATTGTGGGCCGTTTTCTATTTCTCGAGCCTATTGGATCGATGCTGGGAAGGTGGTCAAGGCTGATGACGATCCCAATCGTTGGGGCTCGTACGAAGATTGCGCCAATCAGTATGCTTGCGCTaccaatataataacacaataCATGGAGAAATATGGAAAAGATTGTAATAATGATGGGCTGGTGGATTGTGTCGATTACGCTATGCTACATATCAACGGAGGGCCAACTTGTCATTTAGCGTTGAACTCAGACTTCAGACTAAAGTTCCGCAGTTGCTTGCAAAAAAGTCAACAATGA